CATGAGAAAGTGCTGCGCCTCAGCGAAGGTAAAACAGTAAGATAATCAATTAACGAATAAAACAACCGGATATGAAATTTATAGGAATAATACCGGCAAGATATGCCTCTACCCGTTTTCCGGGAAAACCGTTGGCCGACATGGCAGGAAAACCGATGATCCAACGTGTATACGAACAGGTGAAAGATGTACTGGATGCCGTATGTGTCGCCACAGACGATAGCCGGATTGAAGCTGCCGTAAAAGCTTTTGGCGGGAATGTCGTTATGACTTCCGACCAGCATCGAAGCGGAACGGACCGTGTTTATGAAGCTTATACCAAAGTCGGAGAAGGTTACAACGTAGTGATCAACATTCAGGGCGATGAACCTTTTATCCATCCGGAACAGATTGAAACATTGAAAGCGTGCTTTACGGATGCCGGAACGCAGATTGCCACACTGGTTAAACCTTTCCGCCCGGATGATGATTTCGAAACGGCACTCTTCAATGCGAACTCCCCGAAAGTCGTCCTCAACAAGAACAATGAAGCAATGTATTTCAGCCGCTCCATTATTCCCTATATGCGTGGTAAGAACTATCAGGAATGGTTACCCAACCATACGTATTATAAACATATCGGTTTATACGCTTACCGGGCCGATACGCTGAAGGAAATCACCAACCTGCCCCAATCATCTTTGGAACTGGCCGAGAGCCTGGAACAGCTCAGATGGCTCGAAAACGGTTACAAGATAAAAGTCGGCATAACCCAACAGGAGACGATCGGTATCGACACGCCGGAAGACATGGAGAAAGCACTCGCTTTTCTCAACGAGCAACATGGCTCACTATAGTAACCGCCAGCAATAACAGTAAAAGTCCGGAAGTAACAGAGACAGACCATGTACTGACTTTCATATACCGGACTTTTTCAAACTGCATTGCCACCAGCAGACTGGCTAACATGATAGCCGGAAAAAAAGCCGGCAGCCATGCATGCGGATACTGATAGGCTTCTTCTTCTGAAAGCGAATATAAACTTTTCAGAAATTCAGGCAACAAAGTCCCTGTAATCAACAACAAAGTCCAATACATCCACCGTTTTTCCTCTATCTCCGCCTCATACAGCAACACCAAAATAATAAATATAAATAACCGGCTACCAACCAAGGAATAAACGACAAACAACAAAACGAATCCCATTATACCTGAAAGCCATTTCTTCTTTATCAACGTATAGCCACAGAATATATAGAGTGTTATTATCAGAGACAAGATAGAATTCAGATGATAGTAAGGACTCGCGTAAGTACCCCACTCCAATATCACCGGAAACAAAGCAAATAAAGGGGCCATTTCACCCACATGAAACTTCTTCAAGATGAAACAAGAAGCCCACCATTCGGACAACAGCACCAAAGTAATCAGAATAGCACCGCCCCCGACAGGAACCAATACGGAGGTAAGTATTTTTGCTAAGGAGCAGGCAAGCCATGCCGGCTTTCCCCAATATCCGGACAGCACCTCAGGCAACCCCGCCATACTTACCATCTGTTCCTTCGCGAACAAATGATCAGAAACCAAAAACTGGAAAAAGAGAACGCATACCACTGCAAAGAGCCCAGCTACACTTCCTTGCAAAAGTCTTTCTTTCTTATTCATCAGTGAATCATTTTAGACTAATAACTCCAAACCATCCAATCGGAACTTGCCATCCGATAAATAAGTCGTCAACATAACGACAATCCACAATAGGTTGACTTATATTACAATGATGCAAATATATAAATATTTTAATACAACAAACCCCATGTTTATTCATATTCAAGCGATTGATCAGAATATACAACTTATTTAGATAATAGGTCATAAAAAAAGGCATGCCCGCGTCTTTCAGACCGGCATGCCCTTCTTTTTTATCATGTACAGGGAATGTTATCTTCTCTTTTTCTGTTCCTGCTGTTTTTTCAACTGCTCCTGCTGCATACGCTGTGCTTCTTCCAAACGTTTCATGAAACCGGATTTCTTCTGCGGTTTCTTTTTGTTTGCTTCCAGCTTGGCGAGCAACTTATCTTCATTGATCGTATAGCGGAATACTAATGTCTGAACGATCGTGATCAATGTAGAAATGAAGTAGTAATAAGTCAAACCTGACGCATACTGGTTAAAGAACACCAGGAACATCAGCGGCATCATATACATCATGGCCTTCATCCCCGGCATCTGCTGTTGTCCGGTATTGGTCATTTCCATATTATACTTGGTATAAATAACGTTGGTGATCGTCATCAGCAAACAGAATAAACTGATGTGGTTACCGAAGTACGGAGTAATAATAGGAATGTATTTATTCCAGCTGAAAATCGCATCATAAGTCGACAAGTCATGTGCCCAAAGGAAACTCTGATGACGCAACTCGATAGCCGACGGGAAGAACATGAACAGGGCAATCAATACCGGCATCTGCAACAACATCGGTATACAGCCTGCCATCGGACTCGCCCCGGCACGGCTATACAGCTCCATCGTAGCCCGCTGACGCTCCACCGCCTTATCCTGTCCCGGATATTTAGCATTCAACTCTTCCACCTGCGGACGAAGTACGCGCATCTTCGCTGATGACATATAAGACTTATACGTCAATGGGAATAAAATCAGTTTCACTATCACTGTCATCAGGAAGATGATCAGACCATAACTCTTGATATATTTACCCAGGAAGTCAAACAGCGGAATAACGAAATACTGGTTCACCCAACGGAAAACACTTGCTCCCAGCGGAACCAGGCGTTCCAGATCCAGCTGCTGGTCGGAAGCGATACCCTTGTCATATGATTTCAGCAAGGGATAACTGTTCGGTCCGAAGAAATAACGGAAAGTTGTCACCTCATTTCCTCTCAGGTCGAAAGGAACTGCCGTTGTTGTCTTAAACTCTTTCACAATACCATCAGCTTCAACCATCTTCGAATCGAATGTTGCACTTTCAAAACCTTCGTCGGCAATCATTATCGTCGAAAAGAATTTATCCTTATAAGCGATCCATTTCAGACGGCCTGACACTTTCTTATCTTCACTTTTACTTTCGCTCAGCTGTTCTACACCGTCGGCCAGGAATTTATAATACAAGGCAGTATATCTGTTTTCATATTTAATACCCTGCTCCTGCTGGCGGATTTTTTGTTTCCAAACCATATCCAAAGCCGTTGTACTTGGAGCCAGAACACCGTTCAGACCTGTACCTTTTATATCAAACTGAACCATATAATTGTCCGGCTTAATTGTATAGATAAAGTCCAGCGAACCTCCTTCGCCTGCATTTACACGCATGATCAACTGGTTCGGATCCTGTGTTTTTACCGGAGTAAAAAACAGTTCGGCAGTATTCAATACACGGTTTGTTGCGGTTACCAGTGTGAAATCGAGAGAAGCCTCTTTTCCTTCAAACAGGATAACAGGCTTATTATCATACGTGGTATAATCTTTCAGACGGGCATATGAAATACGTCCTCCTTTATTACTGATATGCAATTCAATCAGGTCATTCTCCAAAACAGTTACATCGTCTGTACCTGTCATAGCTGCGGCGAATACCCCGAAATTGCTTTCCAGCCGGGCTGCTCGCGCAGAATCCGGCAGACTGTCAAAAGAATTATCGGCAGTGCTTTTGCTGTCTTCAAGCTGCATCTCAGCCTGTTTAGCCAGTTCGATCCTGGCGATCGAGTCCTGATAACGGCGCTGAGCTTCCAACTGCTCAGGCGTCGGCCTGTTAAACCAGCTGAACGCAAATAAAACAATACCGATAAGCAGAAAACCAATTAATGTGTTTTTATCCATCTATAACATTGTTATTTATTATCAATAGCGGCTTTCACAAAGCTCACGAAAAGTGGGTTCGGATTAACTACCGTACTGTTGTATTCCGGATGGAACTGAACACCTACGAACCATTTCAGTGCCGGAATCTCAACCACTTCCACCAAACCTGTTTCCGGGTTTTCACCAGTACATTTCATACCGGCTGCTTCAAACTGTTCGCGATACTGGTTGTTAAATTCGAAACGGTGACGATGACGTTCCTGGATATGTTCTTTCCCGTAAGCTTCATACGCTTTCGAGCCTTTTGTCAGAACACAGTCATAAGCTCCCAAGCGCATAGAACCACCCATATTGGTCACATTTTTCTGTTCTTCCATCAAGTCGATCACCTTGTATGGTGTATTCGGTTCCATTTCTGTCGAGTTAGCTTCGGTCAGGCCCAAAACATCGCGGGCATATTCGATTACCATACACTGCATACCCAGGCAGATACCCAGGCAAGGAACATCGTTTTCACGGGCATATTTCAAAGCGGCAAACTTACCTTCGATACCCCGCTGCCCGAATCCCGGAGCGATCAGGATACCATCCATATCTTTCAATTGTTCGGCAGCATTGGCTTCAGTCAGTTTTTCAGAATGGAACAGATGCAGATCCAGTTTGCGATCGTTATAGATAGCAGCCTGCAGCAATGATTCGTCAATCGATTTATAAGCATCCTGCAATTCGACATATTTACCGACCAAACCGATCTTAACAGTTTCAGTGGCATCTGTCTTTTTCTTCAGGAACTCTTTCCAGGGTTTCATTTCCGGAGTAGGTCCTACTTCCAGTCCCATCTTCTTCAGGATGGTAACATCCATATTCTGACGCTGCAATACCAACGGAACTTCATAAATAGTCGGAACATCGACAGACTGTACAACAGCATCCGCATCCACATTACAGAACAAGGCAACCTTGCGGGTAATATCGTTGCTCAGCAGATGTTCAGTTCTCAAAACCAATACATCCGGCTGGATACCCAGTTCCTGTAATTGCTTAACAGAATGCTGTGTCGGTTTTGTTTTAAATTCTTTGGCAGCCGCAATGTAAGGTACATAAGTAAGATGCACGCACATACAATTCTTACCCAGTTCCCACTTCAACTGACGTACACTTTCAATGAACGGCAACGATTCGATATCGCCTACGGTACCACCGATCTCCGTGATCACAAAGTCAAATTTGTACTTTGATCCCAACAGCTTCACATTCCGTTTGATTTCGTCTGTGATATGAGGAACCACCTGGACTGTCTTACCCAGGTAATCGCCTTTACGTTCTTTATTTATTACACTCTGATAAATACGGCCTGTCGTAATATTGTTAGACCGTGTGGTAGGAACATTCAGGAAACGTTCATAATGTCCCAGGTCCAGGTCCGCTTCATGTCCGTCTACGGTTACATAACATTCACCGTGCTCATAAGGGTTCAATGTACCCGGATCGATATTAATGTAGGGATCAAACTTTTGGATAGTAACCTTGTAGCCTCTCGCCTGAAGGAGTTTACCCAATGATGCAGCAATAATTCCCTTACCTAAAGAAGAGACTACGCCGCCCGTAACGAAGATGTACTTTGTATCTGCCACGATAGTAATATTTTAATTGTCTTTTAATTGCTCACTTGCATTTCGAAACCGCAAAGTTAGTCATTTTCATTCAGACAGCAAGGGACTCGGATATTTTTTCAAGGAGACATCCGAAATCACAGTACTATACCTTTTCCGTTTCCCTGCGGAGGGAATTACAGTTTCCCGGGCAGGAAACTGGAGTTTCCAAAGAAGGGAATTACGAGGAAACTGTAATAAACTATGAATCAATACGAAGAGCTTTTTTTGTTAACACCTGAGTTTTTCGCCTTTTTTCAAGGCTCCACCAATAAGTTTTCACAGCCCGGACCGTTAAGTTTGTTATATCATGTAAAAGATTAGCACATCTCATACTTTTTATCTAATTTCGCATCGTAGATACTAAAGATTGCAAATAAAAAAGTATTATGGTTATCAAAAGATACTTCATTCTGTTTTTTATACTTTCATCATTGGCAAGCTTGGCTAAAGCGCAGGAAGGGACTCTCATTACCGGGAGCAATCTCACACAGACCGAGCAAGGTAATGCGACAGATACTATCCCTGTGATTGAAATAGAAGATCCGGACCTGGATAATATCATTAGCCTGCGGGCACAATTCGAGAAACAGAACCGGTCGTATTCCGCACCGGTTACCCCCAATGAAAATCTGCTCCGTTTTCTAAAAAAAGACGAAGTCGAACTGTCTGATGAAGCAATGTACTGGGCACGTTTAGTTCGTGATGCCTCCACTATATTTGACAGCAACGTAACTTTCCGGGATACGATTATAGTGAACCCTTTGTTTCTGCCAATCATATTCAAAGGAAAACTTCTGCCGGACAATCTTTCGTACTATGACAAAGATGCCTGGAAGAATAAAATCGATATACCTCTACCCTTTACCCCGGATACTTTATTTAAGGAACAGGAGTTAAGACGTGAGATTGAAAATAAAGCATATAAATATATAGAGGCAAACTATCCGAACTACATCCGTTATTCCATGAGGGATTTGCCACAGGATAAAGTGATCGCCAAAGTGATCACAAAACCGACTTACCAGCCGGATATGATCAAAGTGGAAAGTGATGCTGATTTCAGTGATGTGGATGCTCCGGTAAAATTCATTCCGGAAAGACGGTATTGGACGTCACACTTTGAAAGTTCACTCCAGTTTGCACAGAATTATATCTCTCCGAACTGGCATAAAGGTGGTGTTAGTACGCTGAACCTGACAAATCGCGAACTGTTCACCTACAACTATAATAAGGACAAGGTCATGTTCACCAATTCACTGGAATTGAAGAATAACTTATATACAGCACCGAAAGATACCTTGCGTAACTATAAAGTCGGTGATGACGTGTTCCGTATTTACAGTAACTTCGGTTACAAGGCATTCAACAAATGGTACTATACGCTGGATATGGAATTCAAGACACAGTTATTCAGCAGTTACGCAGAAAACCAGAATGTCAAACTGGCCGGTCTGCTTTCACCATTCAGCATCAACTTCGGTCTCGGTATGAAATATGACCTGAACAAGACGTTTGCATCTTCTAAACACAAAAAACTGGTATTATCTGCCAATATCGCACCGTTATCTTATACTTATATCCGAACGATAGATAAAGACATCGACCTGGCACGCCATTTCCAGAAAAAAGATACCGAAGAAAATTATCCGTACAAACAGAGCCTGTTCGGTTCGACTGTTAATGCGACCATGACATTCGACATCAGCCGGAATATCAGCTGGTATTCCCGTCTGAATTACAATACCAATTATCATCGTATCCAGGGTGAGTTCGAAAACCGGTTGAATATGGCTATCAGCAGATTCTTCTCAACCATCATCTCACTGAACCTGAGATATGACGACGGTATTGCCAAGAATGAAGACTTCGACAGTTATCTGCAGATCAACGAACTCTTGAGTTTTGGTTTTAATTACAAATGGTAAGTAAAGCTCAATTATTTCTGTAATAAACTTTGTTAATCGTGACATATTATCTAAATAATCCTTACTTTTGCCCTGGTTTTGCAATGTCGAGATTACAAACATGAGCGAAAGTATCAATCACAACGGTAGAATCGAAAAGATCGAAGGCGATACGATCTTTGTCAGGATCATTCAACAATCGGCCTGTTCCGGTTGCCACGCAAAGGGTATGTGCAGCGCATCCGATCAGAAAGAGAAGATCATTGAAGTGAATGATCCCAACTCCGGCAGATTCCACATAAACGAAGAAGTTACGCTATGCGGTCAGAGTTCGCTCGGACTACAGGCTGTGTTACTGGCCTTTGTTCTTCCGTTGATCATTGTAGTCGCGGCCATTGTAGCAGGAAATTATTTGCAATGGGACGAAACAACCAGCGGGTTAACCGGTCTATTACTATTAGTTCCCTACTACTGCATACTATACTTTTTACGCGAAAAACTAAAAAGAAAATTCATATTTACCCTGAAAAAACTTAATTGATCAAATATCATGATTTTAATTGCCGTTATTTCATTAGGAGCCATTGGAGCCATCGGTGCAGTATTTCTCTACGCCGCCTCCAAGAAGTTTGAAGTATACGAAGATCCCCGCATCGCAGAGGTTCAGGAAGCATTGCCCGGAGCCAATTGCGGAGGTTGCGGATACCCCGGATGCGGTGGTTTTGCAGCAGCCTGTGTAAAAGCCGATTCACTGGAAGGACTGCTTTGTCCTGTAGGCGGAGCCGAAACGATGGGTAAAGTTGCTTCAATCCTCGGTATGGAAGCTGCCAGCGCAGAGCCGATGGTAGCAGTAGTGCGTTGCAACGGAACTTGCCAGGCCCGTCCGCGTACAAACCGTTACGATGGTGTACAGAGTTGTGCCATAGCTTCCTCTTTATATGGAGGAGAAACGAACTGTACATTCGGTTGTCTCGGTTATGGCGATTGCGTAAACGCCTGTACTTTCGATGCCATCCACATCAATCCGGAAACAGGACTGCCCGAGGTAGACGATGACAAATGTACATCATGCGGTGCCTGCGTAAAAGCCTGTCCGAAAAACATTATCGAACTACGTAAGAAGGGACCGAAATCACGTCGTATCTTCGTTAGCTGTGTGAATAAAGACAAGGGAGCAGCAGCCCGCAAGGCTTGTTCCAATGCTTGTATCGGTTGCGGTAAATGTGTGAAGGAATGTCCGTTCGAAGCCATCACGCTTGAAAACAATGTGGCTTATATCGACTACCGCAAATGCCGCTTGTGTCGCAAATGTGTAGCCGTATGTCCGACCGGAGCGATTCATGAACTGAATTTCCCGCCCCGTAAAGAAGCTGCCCCTGCCGTGGACGCCGACAAAGTAAAGCCTGTTGCCCCGAAAGCAACACCGGCTCCGAAAACTGCCGAAACAACACCGAAAGCAGAAGCTACAACTAAAGCTGAACCGACTGCAAAAGCAGCCACAGCGCCTGAAACAAAAACAACAGAAGAAACAATTCAAAAATAAAAATCTAATAGTATGCTAAGGACATTTCGAATCGGAGGTATACATCCACCCGAAAATAAATTGTCTGCCGGGAAGAAAATCACCGGACTGGCTATACCCAAGCAGGTCATTATACCGCTAAGCCAGCATATCGGTGCTCCTGCCCAGGCTGTGGTCAAGAAGGGCGATCCGGTTAAAGTCGGTACACTTCTCGCCAAAGCCGGAGGTTTTGTATCGGCGAATATCCATTCGTCGGTATCCGGTAAAGTAAACAAGATAGATAACGCCCTCGACGCAAGCGGATACAAACGTCCCGCTATCTATATTGATGTGGAAGGCGACGAATGGGAAGAATCCATCGATCGCAGCGAGACACTCGTAAAAGAATGCCCGCTTCCTTCCAAGGAAATCGTAGATAAGATCGCGGCTGCCGGTATCGTAGGTCTGGGCGGCGCAACTTTCCCTACCCAGGTAAAACTGATGCCTCCTCCCGGAAGCAAAGCGGAGATCATTATTATCAATGCCGTAGAATGTGAGCCGTATCTGACTTCCGACCATTCGTTGATGATGGAAAAGACAGAACAGATTCTGGTCGGCGTTACTCTGTTGATGAAAGCCGTCAACGTAACAAAAGCAGTGATCGGTATTGAAAACAACAAACCGGATGCCATCGCACTTATGCAGAAACTGGCTGCCGGATATAAAGGAATCGACATCATGCCTCTGAAAGTACAATATCCTCAAGGAGGTGAAAAACAGCTGATCGACGCTGTGATTCGTCGCCAGGTAAAGAGCGGTGCACTGCCAATCTCTGCCGGAGCCGTTGTACAGAATGTAGGTACGGCTTATGCAGTATATGAAGCGGTGATGAAAAACAAACCGTTGTTCGAACGTGTCGTTACCGTAACGGGTAAAGCAGTTGCCAATCCGTCTAACTTCCTGGTTCGCATGGGTACGCCGATCAGTGCATTGATTGAAGCTGCAGGCGGTATTCCTGAAGATACCGGTAAAATAATCGGCGGAGGTCCGATGATGGGTAAAGCCCTGATCAGTCCGGAAGTGCCGGTTACCAAAGGTAGCTCCGGCGTATTGCTGATGACAAAAAAAGAATCTGAACGTAAACCGATGCGCGATTGTATCCGTTGTGCCAAATGTGTCAATGTTTGTCCGATGGGCCTCAACCCGACCCTGCTGATGAATGCTACAGAGTTTACAGAATGGGATCTGGCAGAAAAGAATCATATCACCGACTGCATCGAATGCGGTTCTTGTAGTTATACCTGCCCGGCCAACCGTCCGTTGCTGGATTATATCCGTTCAGGTAAAGGAAAAGTAATGGGAATCATGCGGGCACGAAAGTCATAAAAACAGAGCAATATGGAAAATAATTTAATAGTATCTCCGTCGCCCCATATCCACGGTGGTGACAGCATAAGCAAGAATATGTATGGTGTACTGATTGCCCTTGTTCCGGCTTTCCTGGTATCCCTCTACTTTTTCGGACTGGGTGCATTGATCGTTACTGCAACATCGGTCGTATCCTGCGTCCTCTTTGAATATCTGATCCAAAAGTTCCTGATGAAAAAGGAACCGACTATATGCGATGGTTCAGCCATCCTGACCGGTGTCCTGCTGGCATTCAACCTGCCGTCGAACCTGCCTGTATGGATCATCCTGATCGGCGCGCTGGCAGCTATCGGTATCGGGAAAATGTCGTTCGGCGGACTGGGTAACAACATTTTCAACCCTGCACTTGTCGGACGTGTATTCCTGTTGATCTCTTTCCCGGCACAGATGACAACCTGGCCGGAAGTAGGACAACTGACAGCTTACACTGACGCAACAACGGGTGCTACCGTTCTTTCCCTGATGAACGAAGGGGCACTCGACAAATTACCGACATTGGTCGATATGTTATGCGGTAAGATGGGCGGTAGCCTCGGTGAAGTAAGTGCGTTGGCATTACTTCTGGGACTATGCTATATGTTATGGAAAAAGATCATTACCTGGCAGATTCCTGTTTCCATCCTGGTTACGGTATTTGTATTTACTGGTATTATGCATCTGGTCAATCCGGTTCAATACGCAAGCCCGTTCGTTCACCTGCTATCCGGAGGTCTGATGTTGGGAGCTATCTTTATGGCAACTGATTATGTGACTTCCCCGATGAGCAAGAACGGAATGTTGGTGTACGGTATCGGTATCGGTATCCTGACCACAGTGATCCGTTTATTCGGTTCTTATCCGGAAGGTATGTCGTTTGCTATTCTTATTATGAATGCATTTACCCCGCTGATCAACAGTTATATAAAACCTAAACATTTTGGAGGGAAATAAGCATGGCAAAACTAAAATCAACATTACCCAATATGCTTTTGTCGCTTACCATCATTTGTGTGGCGGCCGGAGCGATATTAGCTGGAGTGAACATGTACACCACCGGTCCGATTGCCGCCTCCAAAGCGGCTGCGCTGGAAGCAGCGATCAAAGCTGTTACCCCTGAGTTTGACAATAAACCATCGGAAGATGCCTATATGGCCGTTACAGCCGAAGGCGACTCACTAAAGATCTACCCGGCTACCAAAGGCGGTGAATTCGTAGGTGCTGCCGTTGAAAGTAACACCAAGAAAGGATTCAGCGGCGAAATTAAAGTAATCGTCGGATTTGATAAAACTGGAAAACTGTTAAACTATTCAGTATTGCAACATGCGGAAACTCCGGGTCTCGGTGCCAAGATGCAGGAATGGTTTAGTGCAGATAAGAACAAACAAAGTGTGCTGGGACGCGACTTGACAAGCGGACCGCTAAAAGTAACTAAAGACGGTGGAGACGTGGACGCTATCACAGCTGCAACCATCACCAGCCGCGCATTCCTGGATGCAGTGAACCGCGCTTACAGCGCATTCTCTGGTACTGACGGAGTAACCGGTGCAACCGCTAACACTAAAGAGGGAGGAAACGACAATGAGTAATCTGAAAATATTGATGAACGGTATCATCAAAGAGAACCCGACATTTGTTTTACTGCTGGGTATGTGTCCAACTCTTGGTACAACCTCTTCAGCACTGAACGGTATGAGTATGGGACTTGCAACCATGTTTGTATTGATCTGTTCCAACATGGCGATCTCCGCAATGAAGAATCTT
This is a stretch of genomic DNA from Parabacteroides chongii. It encodes these proteins:
- the kdsB gene encoding 3-deoxy-manno-octulosonate cytidylyltransferase — translated: MKFIGIIPARYASTRFPGKPLADMAGKPMIQRVYEQVKDVLDAVCVATDDSRIEAAVKAFGGNVVMTSDQHRSGTDRVYEAYTKVGEGYNVVINIQGDEPFIHPEQIETLKACFTDAGTQIATLVKPFRPDDDFETALFNANSPKVVLNKNNEAMYFSRSIIPYMRGKNYQEWLPNHTYYKHIGLYAYRADTLKEITNLPQSSLELAESLEQLRWLENGYKIKVGITQQETIGIDTPEDMEKALAFLNEQHGSL
- a CDS encoding DUF6057 family protein encodes the protein MNKKERLLQGSVAGLFAVVCVLFFQFLVSDHLFAKEQMVSMAGLPEVLSGYWGKPAWLACSLAKILTSVLVPVGGGAILITLVLLSEWWASCFILKKFHVGEMAPLFALFPVILEWGTYASPYYHLNSILSLIITLYIFCGYTLIKKKWLSGIMGFVLLFVVYSLVGSRLFIFIILVLLYEAEIEEKRWMYWTLLLITGTLLPEFLKSLYSLSEEEAYQYPHAWLPAFFPAIMLASLLVAMQFEKVRYMKVSTWSVSVTSGLLLLLLAVTIVSHVAR
- the yidC gene encoding membrane protein insertase YidC encodes the protein MDKNTLIGFLLIGIVLFAFSWFNRPTPEQLEAQRRYQDSIARIELAKQAEMQLEDSKSTADNSFDSLPDSARAARLESNFGVFAAAMTGTDDVTVLENDLIELHISNKGGRISYARLKDYTTYDNKPVILFEGKEASLDFTLVTATNRVLNTAELFFTPVKTQDPNQLIMRVNAGEGGSLDFIYTIKPDNYMVQFDIKGTGLNGVLAPSTTALDMVWKQKIRQQEQGIKYENRYTALYYKFLADGVEQLSESKSEDKKVSGRLKWIAYKDKFFSTIMIADEGFESATFDSKMVEADGIVKEFKTTTAVPFDLRGNEVTTFRYFFGPNSYPLLKSYDKGIASDQQLDLERLVPLGASVFRWVNQYFVIPLFDFLGKYIKSYGLIIFLMTVIVKLILFPLTYKSYMSSAKMRVLRPQVEELNAKYPGQDKAVERQRATMELYSRAGASPMAGCIPMLLQMPVLIALFMFFPSAIELRHQSFLWAHDLSTYDAIFSWNKYIPIITPYFGNHISLFCLLMTITNVIYTKYNMEMTNTGQQQMPGMKAMMYMMPLMFLVFFNQYASGLTYYYFISTLITIVQTLVFRYTINEDKLLAKLEANKKKPQKKSGFMKRLEEAQRMQQEQLKKQQEQKKRR
- a CDS encoding CTP synthase, with amino-acid sequence MADTKYIFVTGGVVSSLGKGIIAASLGKLLQARGYKVTIQKFDPYINIDPGTLNPYEHGECYVTVDGHEADLDLGHYERFLNVPTTRSNNITTGRIYQSVINKERKGDYLGKTVQVVPHITDEIKRNVKLLGSKYKFDFVITEIGGTVGDIESLPFIESVRQLKWELGKNCMCVHLTYVPYIAAAKEFKTKPTQHSVKQLQELGIQPDVLVLRTEHLLSNDITRKVALFCNVDADAVVQSVDVPTIYEVPLVLQRQNMDVTILKKMGLEVGPTPEMKPWKEFLKKKTDATETVKIGLVGKYVELQDAYKSIDESLLQAAIYNDRKLDLHLFHSEKLTEANAAEQLKDMDGILIAPGFGQRGIEGKFAALKYARENDVPCLGICLGMQCMVIEYARDVLGLTEANSTEMEPNTPYKVIDLMEEQKNVTNMGGSMRLGAYDCVLTKGSKAYEAYGKEHIQERHRHRFEFNNQYREQFEAAGMKCTGENPETGLVEVVEIPALKWFVGVQFHPEYNSTVVNPNPLFVSFVKAAIDNK
- a CDS encoding DUF3078 domain-containing protein, giving the protein MVIKRYFILFFILSSLASLAKAQEGTLITGSNLTQTEQGNATDTIPVIEIEDPDLDNIISLRAQFEKQNRSYSAPVTPNENLLRFLKKDEVELSDEAMYWARLVRDASTIFDSNVTFRDTIIVNPLFLPIIFKGKLLPDNLSYYDKDAWKNKIDIPLPFTPDTLFKEQELRREIENKAYKYIEANYPNYIRYSMRDLPQDKVIAKVITKPTYQPDMIKVESDADFSDVDAPVKFIPERRYWTSHFESSLQFAQNYISPNWHKGGVSTLNLTNRELFTYNYNKDKVMFTNSLELKNNLYTAPKDTLRNYKVGDDVFRIYSNFGYKAFNKWYYTLDMEFKTQLFSSYAENQNVKLAGLLSPFSINFGLGMKYDLNKTFASSKHKKLVLSANIAPLSYTYIRTIDKDIDLARHFQKKDTEENYPYKQSLFGSTVNATMTFDISRNISWYSRLNYNTNYHRIQGEFENRLNMAISRFFSTIISLNLRYDDGIAKNEDFDSYLQINELLSFGFNYKW
- a CDS encoding SoxR reducing system RseC family protein produces the protein MSESINHNGRIEKIEGDTIFVRIIQQSACSGCHAKGMCSASDQKEKIIEVNDPNSGRFHINEEVTLCGQSSLGLQAVLLAFVLPLIIVVAAIVAGNYLQWDETTSGLTGLLLLVPYYCILYFLREKLKRKFIFTLKKLN
- a CDS encoding Fe-S cluster domain-containing protein, yielding MILIAVISLGAIGAIGAVFLYAASKKFEVYEDPRIAEVQEALPGANCGGCGYPGCGGFAAACVKADSLEGLLCPVGGAETMGKVASILGMEAASAEPMVAVVRCNGTCQARPRTNRYDGVQSCAIASSLYGGETNCTFGCLGYGDCVNACTFDAIHINPETGLPEVDDDKCTSCGACVKACPKNIIELRKKGPKSRRIFVSCVNKDKGAAARKACSNACIGCGKCVKECPFEAITLENNVAYIDYRKCRLCRKCVAVCPTGAIHELNFPPRKEAAPAVDADKVKPVAPKATPAPKTAETTPKAEATTKAEPTAKAATAPETKTTEETIQK
- the rsxC gene encoding electron transport complex subunit RsxC, whose translation is MLRTFRIGGIHPPENKLSAGKKITGLAIPKQVIIPLSQHIGAPAQAVVKKGDPVKVGTLLAKAGGFVSANIHSSVSGKVNKIDNALDASGYKRPAIYIDVEGDEWEESIDRSETLVKECPLPSKEIVDKIAAAGIVGLGGATFPTQVKLMPPPGSKAEIIIINAVECEPYLTSDHSLMMEKTEQILVGVTLLMKAVNVTKAVIGIENNKPDAIALMQKLAAGYKGIDIMPLKVQYPQGGEKQLIDAVIRRQVKSGALPISAGAVVQNVGTAYAVYEAVMKNKPLFERVVTVTGKAVANPSNFLVRMGTPISALIEAAGGIPEDTGKIIGGGPMMGKALISPEVPVTKGSSGVLLMTKKESERKPMRDCIRCAKCVNVCPMGLNPTLLMNATEFTEWDLAEKNHITDCIECGSCSYTCPANRPLLDYIRSGKGKVMGIMRARKS